Genomic segment of Oncorhynchus nerka isolate Pitt River linkage group LG10, Oner_Uvic_2.0, whole genome shotgun sequence:
attgggttgtggaggccaggtcatctgatgcagcactcaatcactctccttcttggtcaaatagcccttacacagcatggaggtgtgttttgggtcattgtcctgttaaaaaacaaatgatagtcccacttagcacaaaccagatgggatggcatatcgctgtagaatgctgtggtagccatggtggttaagtgtgccttgaattctaaataaatcagacagtgtcacaagcaaagcccccacaccattacacctcttcctccatgcttcacggttggaaccacatatgcagagatcatccgttcctactctgcatctcacaaagacacagcggttggaaccaaaagtctcaattttggactcatcagaccaaaggacagatttccaccggtctaatgtccatttctaATGTCCATTTCATAATGTCTcatttctttcttcttcttctttttggtgtcctttagtagtggtttctttgcagcaattcgaccatgaaggcctgattgacgcagtctcctctgaataaatgatgttgagatgtgtctgttacttgaactctgtgaagcatttatttgggctgcaattcctgaggctggtaactctaatgaatgtatcctctgcagcagaggtaactctgggtcttccttttctgtggcggtcctcatgagagctagtttcagcatagcgcttgatggtttttgcaactgcacttgaagaaacttcatcatttctctttgcttatttgagctgtcctttccataatatggacttggtcttttaccaaatagggctatcttctgtataccacccataccttgtcacaacacaactgattggctcaaacacattgagaaagaaagaaattccacaaatgaacttttaagaaggcacacctgttaattgaaatgcattccaggtgactacctcatgaagcggcatggtagcctagtggttagagcgttggactagtgaccatgaaggttgcaagttcaaatccctgagctgacaaggtgcaaatctgtcgttctgcccctgaacaggcagttaacccactgttcctaggctgtcattgaaaataagaatttgttcttaattaactgactttcctagttaaataaaggtaaaataaaaaaagatggttgagagaattccaagagtgtgcaaagctgtcatcaaggcaaagggtggctactctgaaggatctcaaatatattttgatttgtttaacactttttggttactacatgataccatatgtgttatttcatagttttgatgtcttcactattattctacaatgtagattatttatttatttaaataaagaaaaacccttgattgagtaggtgtgtccaaacttttgactggaactgtacataGATAGATCgatatatattcattatatataatttataagtccaaaaatggatgtaacaattacagattgtccctttaagtctatcaaaagtgtgcaaacttgagcatgtgtccatcaggcctatggatttttttttattagcatgaattagattgagcaaacTGTCcgctggtttcaaaaacaatgattgataggcagcttaaacttcttgaattcaaccattattggattcaaatacacatttagatgagagctaaatgagagagcagcagtgtgattcacatcaatacgCTATGTATATAttaataataagtgatatccgtatcgccgtagatcacaccactgctgtcatccttacctccaagcgtttattcaaattggataatctttggatgctgacagcagtcgcaccattggaagacatagcttggattGTAGCTTTTCCCAAAAaatattcctgctcttttcccgcgatTCATCAAATccagttggtgtgtcatcatagtggtctctgacttgtggtcagactcgctcaggtggaacaaatttaCATTTGTGCCTTTTGGGCCTCCAGAGTAAACTCTGTAAACTCTGTGGATTTGGAAACTATAGGGGCTCCAGAGTAAAATGGACCCCCCCTTTTACATTCAACACAAAGTACAGAAAATGGTGTACAGTGCAGTAAATGatgagtacacacacaccaaaaatatTGTTGACCATTTAGGCTTGAACACATTTCAAATAAAACAATCACATAATATGTCACATATTATCAAATTATGATTTGTATAATAGCTAGTATACAATATATCGATAATTGTGCAAACTTTCCGTCATTCTCACGCTAATTATTAATTTTAAAGATAAACCAAATGGAACTCTTATTCTGAAGGATTGCAAAAATACTTGACCCGGAATTACAAAATTATTCTTGCCTGCCTCACAGCGGTGCACTGGGATCCTTATTCTGAAGGATTGCAAAAATACTTGACCCGGAAGTACTACGTTTTTCTGCACTGGTAACACGTGTGTAGCTTTTTCCCCCCACTTGCAACGTAGCACGCTGCAAACTAACTAAAACGCTAAGTAACTTCTGCGTTATCTCTCAGAAACATGACTAAGGTAAAGAAGGAAAAAGGCACTAAGGAGGAGGAGGCTGGAACGACGGAGACTGTAGGGACAGAGAAGTCGTATCAAGAGTTGATTGCAAACATCAACCCAATTGCTAATCCACTGGCCACTAAGAAGCTAAGCAAGAAGCTCTACAAATGCGTCAAAAAAGGtaaactatacattatatttTCATATTGACAAATAAATGCCAAGAATATGGTCGACATTTTCAAATAGTATCCAGCAAGGTAACGTTAGTCAGCCTGCTAATATTAGCTTGGTGAACTGTTAGTTAGCTAGGACATTTGCCAACGTTAGTAGTTGGCAAGTGAGCTGAGTGGTGTTAGCTACTTCAGCTAACTTTCCGTCTTTTTTTACATGCAACTCTGTCCTTTTCAGCATCTAAGCTCAAACAAATTCGCCGTGGAGTGAAAGAAGTTCAGAAGTTCATTAACAAAGGAGAAATTGGGTAAGTTTGTTAACTAGTTAATTCATTTAGCCTGTACTGTTTTAATATTTTGCTAACGTTCTGCAAATGGTTCAGATCATACGCATGCTTCTCTATCTATACAcaattatatatattttgcaGGATTGTGGTGTTGGCTGGAGATACTCTTCCAATCGATGTTTACTGCCATCTACCCGTCATGTGTGAGGACAGGAGTCTGCCATATGCCTATATTCCCTCAAAAGTGGTGAGTTCTCCAAACCAAAAGGCCTAACTGCGGAAGTGCATAGAAATGTCGGAATTCGTATATCACCTCATTGTCCACAGAGTTATGAAACTACAGAGCGCTACATGGTTCAAAGCACCTAACATCACAATTAAGCTTTTCATATCGCCACAATCTTGGAGCTGAAATTGATCATGTGTACTGTACTAAAAATACAAAGAGGAATGTACAATATGACAAACCTCTGGCTTTCCTTTTCAATTAGTTTTGCGAAGGATGTGACGAGTATGCAATTGAGGTTCTCCCATGAAATCAATGAGACGAATACCTTTTAAAGAAACCCTGCCATGTCTATCTCCTCAGGACCTTGGTTCGTCTGCAGGCTCAAAGCGGCCCACCTGCGTCATCATGATCAAATCTCACGAGGACTATAAGGAGGCCTATGATGAGTGTTTCGAGGAGGTCTCTGCCCTGCCCAAACCCCTCTGAACCTGTTCTCTGGCTATCAGACTCAAATTGTATCTGAGAATGTCTGGCTGTAGGCAGAATCAATTGGGGGGGGTGAAATGAACTGACTGTAACTAGAGCCAAGCTGCAGAGTGGTGTGGTATTTGTCTCAGTATACGTCGATACCCCAGcagttaccccccccccccccccaaatgtcATATTTGTTTGTTTTGGTTATTAAATGTAAACAGGGCCTATGAAGGTTGACAGCATCCTTTGGTATTTTAAATAGGTGCTGACTTGAAACTGGACTTTATTTTCCTAGTTTTGGTGGCATCCATGCGTTGTCTACAGCCAGATATGAATATGTCTACCAAGTACATTCAGTTTTTACATTGTATTATGTGCTTTCATAACTATCGGTTGCACTGCTATATAACATACATTTTGGTATGAATAATAAATGTGCACGCTGATTTTGAGTTGAGCCTTGTTGTGTTTGCATGGTCGGGACTCGGGTTAGGTAACATGTGCTTAACGTGTTGGCGTGAACAGCTGGTTCTAATTGAGGGACTCCTGAGCAGTTAAACATTACATCATTTTTTGCAATCTCACTCTGATGGGTTTGATCATTGCAGTTGTAAACGAATGTATCACTTATGTGGCggaaggtagtctagtggttagagcgttggactagtaaccgaaaggttgcaagatcaaatccccgagctgacaaggtacaaatctgtcgttctgcccctgaaaaaggcagttaacccactgttcctaggccgtcattgaaaataagaatttgttcttaactgacttgcctagtttaaaggtacaattaaaaaatatatatattttgtcacAGGCATATTGACATTCCCCTTTTGCATAGGTTCTTCATACTCTGTTGCTTTGTGGAAGGTGTGTTGCCAGGTGATACGAGGCTGTATTGATGCAATAAATGCACCTGTTTTTTTTGGTACATCTCAACACATTTGCTTCTTTACATTAGGAGAGGGGGGATAAATTTACATCATGATGGCACTGATGGTGACACAAAATGGACGTCCTTATCGTTTGTTTTGTAAAAGCCCAGGTGGGCATTGGAGATCATTATTACGTATGTGAACATTATGGTGGAAACATTAACTTAGCAGGCCATGTTTGGTAGCAGCAAACTGAGCAGGCGTTCACCTTTTCACAGATACACTTTTGATGCATTTTACAGACTGTCATTTCTTAAATGACACACCTGCTATCGGTTGCACTGAAAGAACAAGTTGAGCtgaatatattttttttgtatgtGTAAAGCACTTGCTCTTGTAGCAGGTTTTGGCTAAAATTATCCTATGAAACTGAGTAGCATTTCGCgacacttgcaataacatctgctaaagcatatgtatgtgaccaataggatTTGATTTTACTAACAACCAcaaggtgtcagtagtgtcacgTTTTAATgtagaccagggatgggcaactggtgcACCCTCTTATGTGGGCCTGCAGATAAATCAACTCCCCCCATCTCAACATTAGGGGGCTCAACCTAATGTTTAAAGTTAAAAGAGCACAAGATGAAACTTGCAGCGTTTCTGTTCCTTcactcactgacagtcactcaattagcacggcggcagggtagcctagtggttagagtgtagagggggcagggtagcctagtggttagagcgttggactagtaactggaaggttgcaagttcaaatccctgaactgacaaggtacaaatctgtcgttctgcccctgaacaggcagttaacccactgttcctaggccgtcattgaaaataagactttgttcttaactgacttgcctagttgaataaaggtcaaataaaaatgtcagcaaaaaaaaaagttttgccAGCTAAACTTGTAATCATGGTCAAATTATAGACCAcagggcccccattgattttgttagtcactctcactcagagatattaactgcaacaacaacaaaaactagtttttctctctgccccatgggaAAATTTGTATGATTGTTTGAAATGAGTTATACAATTGCAAAATCTtatctccgccccatggcaaaatgggtaggAATGCAGCAAATTAACTCCCTTAACTTCAATTTATTCTCTCCGCTGTCAAGAGGGGGGCTGCTAAAAATCTTTTGCTTGCAAGGTACGGGCGCCTCCCAAAAAAATGTAACTTAGGCTAGGTCCGGCTCACTGCATATGTGGGTACACAGACCCGTGagccactgcggcccctcatAATGagttgtggcccccacccctatCAAAGTTGCCATTCCCTGATGTAGAAATATCCCTCCACTAGGTGTGAGCGTTGTCCTGTTGGTAGCCTCTAGGCATTGAGTCAAGACTTTCACCTGCTGTTATTCCGGCTTTATTTTAAAACCCATTATTAGACAGTCTGGTTTTTTTGCTTGGAATCTGACCTTCAACAGAACATTTCACAACATATTATGGCCACTTTCCCTCACACATTTACCCCACCATTCTTCGTGCACTGAATAGGGTGaatcaaatgacattttattggtcacatgcgccgaaaacaAAAGGTGTAGACTAcctgaaatacttacttacgagccctttcccaatgATGCGGGGATTAAAAAAAATGATAATCAGGGTAGTGCTGCTCTTTATTTGGTGAGGAAACACCTGGCGTGTTGGCTGTTGAAACAGTCTGtgaacccctctctcccctcagtccccACCAGGCCAACATTTATGTTGCTGTTTTTTCCTGTGTTGACATTTCAAATATttctcccccccaaaaaagccaccaatactgtgtttgttgtgtttagcTCTATTTTCCCCAAAATCCTACAAAAGCAGAAGAGCCATGTCTCAGTCCATCAGAGCACAATGGTTTTAACAGGGGAACATCCAAGAAGGAACTTTAACAGAAGATAATCTACTTTCCAGATATATTTCCTGGAATTAGTAACCTCGATGTCTACCTACAAGGATGGAGATAATCCTGACCATTTTTGGATCCTCTCTTCCCCAGTCTGGTGGATATCTACGGATATTACTTTGAATTCATATAGATTTGATTTGTGACCAAGGTATTTATTTGAGATGACCGAAATAGGCAAGTGTCTGAACAAACGGCTTCAATGATAGGGAGTTGATTAGATATTTACCATTAATGAGATATTTTACCATTGTAAATGATTTAACGTCCtctaataatagtagtagtcaaGATTTCTAtctgtgttattatttatttaaagatAAATATACTCTCACCTTGGTGCCTGAAACATCTCTGTAGTTTTGGAGGGGTCATTTGGTTTTTAGAAaacatttaattttttatttacattttttttttagaaaCATTGTTGACAGTATTCTTTAAGAGACTAGAAGAGAACTTACTGCAGATTGTTTAATTTTCTATTGGATAGAGAGTAGTTAGAGAACAGAACAATGTTGTGCAGTTGGAGCGATGGAGGTAACAACAAACCAAGGACGTGTGGATGTCCTTCCCTGTGTGACACGTGGCTGGCTGCTGGGGGCCCTGTTTCCACAACAGCACGCCTCGGGggcagagaaggaggagaaggatggTGGCACGGGTGGCCTGTGTTCCGGAGCAGGGAGACAGGAACAGAACTGTGTGCTGCTCCCTCTGTTTACCAAACAAGCCTCATAGGTCAGCTCTGTTTTAGTAAACAGCATGGTGGGTG
This window contains:
- the nhp2 gene encoding H/ACA ribonucleoprotein complex subunit 2-like protein, with the protein product MTKVKKEKGTKEEEAGTTETVGTEKSYQELIANINPIANPLATKKLSKKLYKCVKKASKLKQIRRGVKEVQKFINKGEIGIVVLAGDTLPIDVYCHLPVMCEDRSLPYAYIPSKVDLGSSAGSKRPTCVIMIKSHEDYKEAYDECFEEVSALPKPL